The Strix aluco isolate bStrAlu1 chromosome 23, bStrAlu1.hap1, whole genome shotgun sequence DNA window ttAGACCCATGCGCTGGCATCGCGGCGCTGACTGCAAAGCGGGAGCAGATCTCCCCGCGCACGTGTGCCCTGTCTGCACCTGCCCAGCCCTTCCTTGCCTGCGGCTGCCTggctgcccagcactgcacacgAGCTGGGCGCCCCAGCACAGCGTCTCGCCCCTGCCTTAGGCGCAGCTTGGCTGGGTGTGGCTGGGACACAACCTGCCACCTGCCCTGCCAGGCCCCAGGTGCCTTCAGCTGCTCCCAGATCTCGGAGTCTCCCGGGGTCCTCGGCCACAAGCCCTCGCCGGTGCAACATGAGGCACCTCGAGCTGCTCTGAGCCAGCCTAAATTCCACTTCCTTGCCCTTTCTGAACCAAACATGCTGAAGCCAGGgatttgctctttttttgggGAAGCCAGGCTAGCAGGACCCCAAAGGACACTGTCAGGAGGTGCCCAGCCAGTGGGCAAGCAGTGGGCAAGGGGGAAGCGCAGGGATGCCCCTGCCACACGGCACTGCGCTGGGGTTAGGCAGCGGGAGCCGGGATGCCCGGCGGGCTCAGGCGAGCACCCAAAATCGGGTCTGCGTGTTAATGAATGCAGCTGCTGGAGAGCTGAAGGAAAAATTCCCCAGCTGTGCCACCTCAGCGTGCTGCTGGGGGGACGTCCTGCTGCCCGAAGATGACGTTAGTCCACGTAAGGGGTCTGGCAGCGGCTTGGCCAAGGAGGGGGCAAGCGAGCAAGCACGTGCAGTTAGTCCCGTTACCTCTTGTGCCTTGGGGTAGGAGCAGGCGGCAGGAGAAGCTaaggaggcagctgctgctggcagggggctCAGGGGCTTAGTTCCCTCCAACAGCTCATAAGGCTCTGAGATATGGAGGGTCTCCTGTTGGAGGGTAGAGATCACGTAGGCAAGGGGGGCCCAGGCAGCGGCAcagcggcagcagcaggagccctgtTGTGGGCAGGCGCAAGGGGAATCAGCcatcctgcccctctccccagcagcgGGTCAGGTGGCACCGTGGTCCCTGAGGGCATCGTGGCTCTGGCTCCCCGTTCAGAGCCACGAGCAGGGCAACAGGGCGGCCCGCTCCCACCTAAAAGCCCTTGCACATCAATTGGAAGGAGTTCCCCATACCGGCACCAAGACAGCCCCGTGCTGGCTCTCTGGCGAGGACGGGACCCCGGGCACTGCCCGCTGCGCCCAGCCCTTCCCTCGTGGAACTCGCTGAGCTGCCCGCTAAAGCCTGGGCTGCGCCGGGgctcctgcagcatccctgcagcctggcaggggagatgctgctgctcccAAGCCCGGCTCTTTCGCGTTTCCCTCCCAACTCGGCGATGGTCTCTGCAGCCCACGGAGAGGCTCTGAGCAGCTGGGAGCCCCTGGCTCCGGTCCGAAGGTGCTCGAGagcacaggagctgctgcagagcacagcttgCGGTGCACCAGGCCCATCCCCGCTGGCAACAGGAGACTGTAACCCCTCTGCCCACTTACCTCTCTGAGAGCTGAAGACATTTTGGGGAAGCTCCTGCCACCTGTGACGAGCTGGTAGCGCCTCTCCAGAGACATGAGCTTCTCCTTCTCCTGAGTGTGGGGCGACAGTGAGAGCAGAGGCAGCTGATGGTTACCTGCACCTCGTGGCGAGTCACCCCACGCTCACCCCGACCACCAGCACCCCGGCAAGAGCCAGCATGATCTCGTGCCCTGCCTAAGGCACCCCTGGATTTGGGGAGCGCACGTCGACCCCCCGATGGCTGCAGTAccttctgcaggagctgcaggacgCCGTTCCTCTCCCTGGCCAGGCGCTCAGCCTCCTGGGCGCTCTGCAGCCGGATCTGGGCAGCCTGGGCATCCAGCGCGGCCACCCGCTCCTGGGGAACGGATCGGGGGATGAGCCGGCTGCTGGCGAGCCGTGGGGCTCAGCCGGGGCCGTGGGGTGCAGTCCGGCCTCGCCAGACCCGCCGCCCCAACCCGCCCCTACCTTCCTGCGGGCGATGCTGCGGTGGCACTCGGCCCGgctctgcaggagctgctggccccGCGCCTCACGCTCCTCCTCGAGGCGGCTCTCCCGCTCCAGCTGCTGGAACTCCAGGTCCTCAAACAGCTTGGCCTCCGTCTCCAGCGCCTCCGCCTCCTTTGGACACACAAGGGCACGGGGGATCACTCGCTCGGGACGGGCACCTCCGCATCCCGCCAGCAGATCTCCTGCAGAGAAACCCCCCACTGCGCCCCCGCGTCCTGCGGGTGCCGGCCGGGAAGGGGAACCCGTGGCAAAGCCTGTCCCCGGTGCCCTGTGCGGACGGGCACGCAGCTTCCCCTCCTGCTCAGCACCAGCAATGTGGGAGCCACCATCAACCTCAGCCCAGAGGGAGAAGACGATGGAGGCACCGGGCACTGGCCAGGCCCGAGCCATCGCCCCCATGAGACGAAGAGCCCGCCACCGCCAGTGGCTTTACCCCACCCCGGAGACCAGCCGCTGCTGCTGAACCACGTCTGGGCCGGCACCGTGCCCTTGCTGGGTGGCAAAACACCAACGTGCGGCCCCGCCTCGCCGAACTGACGGGCGGTAGAGCCCCGTGGATGAGCACCGTGCCGGACGAGCGCTGCGCATCCCCCCAGCCTCCAAGCACCGACCGCTTGGCACAGGGTCTGCCAGCGCCACCCCGGCAGCCACCACACAATGCTCCCTGCAGGGACGCACTTCACCCCGCGCCGGAGCAGGGCGGCCGCTGCTCTTGCACACGGCGCAGCACCACTGGTGTGGTGGCCACCGAGAGCTCCTGTGCACCAGGACCACCCCGTCGCCGTCCCTGCCCGCCACGTGCCGGGACCCACACCCGACAGGGGGGTGGCCAGCCCCGAGCGGTGGGTTTCTCTGTGCGGTGAGGGGCGAGCAGGCACCGGCCACGGACTGGGGAAGGTCGGCCACCGCCAGAAAATACCAGATAACGGGAAAAAATGCTGCGGACTGGCGGTAATGTAAACCGACAGCACCGTGTAAATAAACGCTCTCAGGAAATAGCTGGAAGCAGACAGACGAGGACCGGCGGTCCCCGAGGCTCCCCCGCCGGCCTGCCCTCCTTCGCGGGGCAGGATCCATGCTCGCGCCCTGCCCAGTCCAGAGGAGCCCCGTGGCTCCGTGGTGGTGGCGGCCCCGCGCTCTGCCGAGCCAGCACCGTGCCCCGGGCCTGGGCGAGCGGCAAGCTTACCAGGACGGCGGTGCCCGGCGCCAGCCGCCTCCAGCCCGGGTGCGACGCTCCCAGTGCGGCCCCGGCTGGCGGGGAAGAGCTGGCCTAAGCTGGAGCGGAGGGAGGTGGGCCATGGtccgggaggggtggggggagacacTGACCCTTCGCATCTGCTCCCGCAACTGCTCCTGCAGTGACTCGGGGCACTTATCAAGGTGGCTCTTCGACTCATGGTAAAGCGCCCGGAGTTGCTCTAGCTCCTTCCTTTCAGCATCAACCTTTGCCCTTTCCTGAATCGGGGGAGAACgagacaaaacaaagaaaaaaaagaaaaacaaagagaaaaaaaaaaaagagagaaaacacactTCTCAAATCGGCGCCATGCAGAAGCTGCAGCGTTAGAGGGGCTcagctggagaaggaggggaCTCGCCGGGAGGAGCTTCATGGCATCTACGGCGGGGTCAAGAAAGCGACAGGCTGGGCGGTGTTAGAGGGGTTATAGCCAACCCTCGACCTCAGCCTTGCATTTCCACACTGAAAACCCGCTTACGGGCAGCAAAAAGATCGATGCTGACAGCATGGATAAAGTCATCCCAATCCTGCAAACGGCTGCAGCTCACGCACCTTCCGAAGAACCATTAACGAGCTGTGTTCATTGATGCTCACCGTCCGGGATGCTGCCCATTGGGCACAGCAGATCCCGGACGCGGGGTGAGGCACCGTGGACCACCCCCATCCCTCGGAAGGAGAGGGGGGTCTGTGGGCCAGCAGTGAAAACGGGAGGCTGAGGTCCAGCCCTGCCGCTGGAGATGCTCAGGCTACGTCGAGTTAGCGGCAGAGCAAAGACTCGCTCCTGGCCCCAGGAGAAGCATCCCCagcccaccctccctccctcccacggCCACAGGAGCGGCATGATGGAGGCCAGCAACACGAGGCTGGCGTGGAGAATCACCTCCCGCGGGCCCGGCAGTGCCGTACGGGGCCAGGCGTTGGGAAACACGTGCTGCGAGGAACCCCCCGCCACGCTGCAGCAGCGCGGAGCCACGGGGGGTCCGTGAGAAGGGATCCGGGGGGACACGCTGGCGGGAGACAGGGCTGGCACAGACGGGTGCCCTGGgaccgcggcggcgggggcccaGGAGGCTGCCAGGCGTGCAGAGGTGTCAGAGGCGACGGCAGGCGCCAGAGCAGGCAGCGTTAGTGCAATTAGTGCAGGCTGATTAGGAAAGTGGGCGGTCAGGCCAGCAGAGAGGGTGGGAGGGGGACGTCCCTGCGCTCCTCTCCTGACCCTGCACGAGGCTGCCCCTACCTAGAGAAGCTGCCTGCAAAAGGCTGGAagaccaaaaccagaacaaaaaccccaaatgccACGGGGACGCTgatggcagctctgcccagccatgGGCAACCAAACAGGCCAAGGGGGCCAGCCAGGCCCCCAGGGACACCAGCACCGCATCATGGAAGCACGGAGCCGCCAACAGGACCTGGGCACGGGCTGCGTGGGGACGCCTAGCTCGGGTAGCAGGGAGCCAGGTTCCGGCGGCTCTCCCGCCCTGGAGCAGCTTGCCCAGGGCCGTACCACACTGGCCACAAGGCTGCAGGACGGCTGGCAACACACAGCCAGGAGGAGCGTGCCATGCACGCCATGGCACGGGTGCCTTCAGGCACAGCTGGCAGATCACAGCAGCAACTGCACCAAAGATGCCAGGGAAGGGGGCCGGGACCCCCACCTTGGCCACCAAACCGAGTGAAACACTCGCAGCCATTTTCCCGCCACCTCCAGCGGGCTGGACACTACAGCAGCGGCCGCCAACACGCATGGAGATGCCCCGATGGGCAGCGGAGCGGGGGGACTCGCCACAAGACACAGCCCCCCAGcaagggcagggaatggggagtgCCGAGGCCCCCGCTCCGGGTCGGTGCTGCCTGCTGCGGGCAGCAGCTGTCCGGGAGAGCCCCACAGCACAGAGCCTCCCCGCCAGACCACACCGGCGCGACAGACGGCGGCTGAGTGCACCCCAAGTGTCAGCCCTGCCCTCCTCCGGACCAGCCCGGGCAGACAAACGGACAGACAGACTCCCCCACCACGATGCAAACGCAGAGGGGATGCTCCTCAGTGCCTCCGCGGAGCCCAGGGGCAGGGGAACGCCGCAGCACAGGGCTCCGTGGCACCGGCCACGAGCACCAAGGAGGGCCCAGCATAACTGGCGCGGCGGGGAGCCCTGCCCAGAGCTCACCTTGTCCCGCTCCTTCCGGATGCTGGCGTCCAGGCTGGAGagcttctcctgcagctgctgcaccgCCTCCTGCTCCTGCCGCAGCCGCGCCGCCTCCGACTCCCGCTCACCCTGCAGCAGCGCCCGCTCCATCTCCGCCTGGACCGACACAGCCGTGTCAGGATGTCTATGCCCAAAAGGATCGGGTGCCGCTGGCAAGGGCGGCGAGCAGCAGGGGTCCTCACAGGGCCCCCCGTCCCCTCACCTCTCGTGAggtctcctgcagctgctgctccagctccttGACGTGGCCCTTGAGCTGGTCCAGGCGGCTGAGCACGCCGGCGCGCTCCTCCTCCAGTCGCTGCGCCTCCTTGGCCCGGGGGCCCGCCAGCTCCTCGTGCTGCGGAGAGGGCAGGTCAGCGCGGCACGGTGCGGCGCGGCACGGCGAGGCGCGGCCATCCCCTCACCTCGTGGTGGGTGCTTTCGGTGCTGCTGCACTCCTCCTTCAGGTTCTCCTCGTCTGACCTCTCCAGGCTCTCCCTCTGCCGCAGCTCCTCGGCGGCACGGCCCAGAGCCACAGCACCCCTGGGCACCCGCCGGCCAGCATCCGCGTCGCCGGCCAGGAGCCGGTGCATGTCGCCCGGCTCGGTGCTGTCCGTCTTGGTGTACTCGGCGCAGAGGTTCAAGATGGTCTCCAGGCGCTGCCGCTCCTGCGGGGAAGAACGGTCAGTGCGGTGCCTGTCCCGGCACGTGCTGCCGCCCGAGCCTGCAGAGCCCCGTGCCCTCGGCAGGCGCCGGGATACGGGCTGGCTCCTCGCCCTCCCTGTACGCTGCAGTGGGCTGGGGACACTGCAGAGCCCGATGCAGCCCGCCCCGACCCCACGCCGGAGCCGGTCACGCCGTGTACCAGGAGCTGGAGATGGGCTAATTACAGGCAGCAGCGCCGGGCGCTGAGCGGCTCGGCTATTTCCAGGCAGTGACTCAGGCCGCCCGCGCTGGGCGTGAGTCAGGGCTGAGCAAACAGGGCTCCGGCGGCAcggccccagccctggcagatgGACAGGGCAAACCCcacccaggcagctgctggctccaTAAAAACTCCATCTACCCTAAATATAGACGCAATGCCCACAAAGCCACGGCAGCGCCGTCGGCAGACGCGGCCCTGGCGGGGCCAGATGAGACGTGGACAGTTTTGCAGAGCTGGGGGCACCACAGCTCCAGCCGGCCGCCCCGTGGAGCCCCACCAACCCCGCCGGTTTCCCTGGGCTGCTTTGTGCTCCCAGGGCGCGGCCGTGCACCGACCGCTGCTCCTGGCCATAATCCCCCGGATTAGCCGTCAGCCACGGCAAATCCCCAAGAAGCAAGGCTGggtttttaaagcagcaaaagCTGAAAGGTGTTTGCAAAGAGGGTGTCCCACACTCGACCAGGGCCCCGGGGCTCACCAGACGCTCCATCTCCTGCTCTCGCACCCGCTCCTGCCGCTGCCGCCGGTGGTACTCCAGCAGCTCATCCTCGTTGTCGCTGATCTCGGTGATGCTGTTCTTGCGCTCCCGCGGCCCCTGCGGCAGCCGTGGGTCCCCCAAGGGCTTCCTGGGGGCACGGGGGCTCTGCCGGGGCGAGGGCACGGCCGGGGAGCCCAGTCCGTAGGCTGGGCTCAGGCAGGTGCCGAAGCTGGGGTGGCGTGGGGGGGTCTCCGCTGGCAGCGGGGGTGAGGGGCTCCCGGCACCCCTCGGCTCCTCTGGACCTCTGCGTCGGGCACGGGGGCTGCCGGGCACCTCCCTGCCcagccggggctgcggggagggggcgtCGGGGGCCGCCCGGGTGCTGGCGGCCCGGCGTGACAAGGAGGGGCTCAGGGGGGGCAGCTCCCGCATGCTGTCCACGTTCCTCCGGCCCGCCCGTGGGCTCTCGGGGAGCTGCAGCCGGGCCTCCGGGACTGGCCTGCTGGTGGGCTGCCGGCTCGGGGCCAGAGGGTCCCGTGGCTCCCGGAAGGGGCTGGGGGGCcgctcctgcagggctgcccGTGGCCGCAGCGCTGCCTTGGGGGTCAGCCGGGGGCTGCCTGCCCGGTGGTCCCCAAGCCTCTCGGCTGGCCAAGGCTCCCCGGGACCCCCGCCGGTCGTGGGGGGTGGCTGCACAGCATGGTTGTAGCTGGAGGAGCGGAGCGGGACGAGAGGGGGCACGGCCGgaccctgctcctggctgctgggCGAGGGGCTGGTGTAGCCGCCACTGCTGgccggggaggagaggggggagaagtTCTCATAGCTGGAGCCCCCCGAGGTGGCCCCAGGGCTGGGCGGGGGGGACAGGAGGCAGCGCCCACCCCCGTTCACCACCGGGGAGAGGGGGGACCGGCCGCAGGCGGGCGGCTTCTTGGGGGACGCCGGCTCCTCCAGCACCAGCGAGTCCATGATGTCCTGCAGGTCTTTCTCAATGGAGCTGACGAGGGAGCTGTGGCTGGGACACCCGTGCTCCGACGGCTGGTGGCCACCATTCGCCAGGGCCTCAGGCTCTGCAGGGAGACACGGGAGCAGGCATCAGCGTGGCAGGACCCCCCGCCACCCCTGCCTGGGCGGAGCAGCCCGGCATCACCCCTCCACGCAGCCAGAGCCAGGTGGCAGCTCCTCTACCCC harbors:
- the PHLDB1 gene encoding pleckstrin homology-like domain family B member 1 isoform X10, encoding MEASSRTPASPTRRVQTIIQNSPLDLIDTGKGLKVQTEKPHLVSLGSGRLSTAITLLPLEEGRTTIGTAARDIVLQGPGLAPQHCYIENVRGILTLHPCGNACTVDGVPLRRPTRLTQGCTICLGQATFLRFNHPAEAKWMKSMIPAGGRSPAALYRLPAKPEALANGGHQPSEHGCPSHSSLVSSIEKDLQDIMDSLVLEEPASPKKPPACGRSPLSPVVNGGGRCLLSPPPSPGATSGGSSYENFSPLSSPASSGGYTSPSPSSQEQGPAVPPLVPLRSSSYNHAVQPPPTTGGGPGEPWPAERLGDHRAGSPRLTPKAALRPRAALQERPPSPFREPRDPLAPSRQPTSRPVPEARLQLPESPRAGRRNVDSMRELPPLSPSLSRRAASTRAAPDAPSPQPRLGREVPGSPRARRRGPEEPRGAGSPSPPLPAETPPRHPSFGTCLSPAYGLGSPAVPSPRQSPRAPRKPLGDPRLPQGPRERKNSITEISDNEDELLEYHRRQRQERVREQEMERLERQRLETILNLCAEYTKTDSTEPGDMHRLLAGDADAGRRVPRGAVALGRAAEELRQRESLERSDEENLKEECSSTESTHHEHEELAGPRAKEAQRLEEERAGVLSRLDQLKGHVKELEQQLQETSREAEMERALLQGERESEAARLRQEQEAVQQLQEKLSSLDASIRKERDKEAEALETEAKLFEDLEFQQLERESRLEEEREARGQQLLQSRAECHRSIARRKERVAALDAQAAQIRLQSAQEAERLARERNGVLQLLQKEKEKLMSLERRYQLVTGGRSFPKMSSALREVCRAKTEGDAGALAPRMKSGTPSSSQLNLSVLGRSPSPKGPPSPAGSLPRNLAATLQDIETKRQLALQQKGQQVIEEQKRRLAELKQKAAAEAQSQWEALHGQPPFPAAFPLLVHHSILHHHRPHGVGPRAEELDHAYDTLSLESSDSMETSISTSNNSACSPDNVSSASGMEVGKIEEMEKMLKEAHAEKSRLMESREREMELRRQALEDERRRREQLERRLQDETARRQKLVEKEVKLREKHFSQARPLTRYLPIRKEDFDLRLHIESSGHSVDTCYHVILTEKMCKGYLVKMGGKIKSWKKRWFVFDRMKRTLSYYVDKHETKLKGVIYFQAIEEVYYDHLRSAAKSPNPALTFCVKTHDRLYYMVAPSAEAMRIWMDVIVTGAEGYTQFMN
- the PHLDB1 gene encoding pleckstrin homology-like domain family B member 1 isoform X5, whose product is MEASSRTPASPTRRVQTIIQNSPLDLIDTGKGLKVQTEKPHLVSLGSGRLSTAITLLPLEEGRTTIGTAARDIVLQGPGLAPQHCYIENVRGILTLHPCGNACTVDGVPLRRPTRLTQGCTICLGQATFLRFNHPAEAKWMKSMIPAGGRSPAALYRLPAKPEALANGGHQPSEHGCPSHSSLVSSIEKDLQDIMDSLVLEEPASPKKPPACGRSPLSPVVNGGGRCLLSPPPSPGATSGGSSYENFSPLSSPASSGGYTSPSPSSQEQGPAVPPLVPLRSSSYNHAVQPPPTTGGGPGEPWPAERLGDHRAGSPRLTPKAALRPRAALQERPPSPFREPRDPLAPSRQPTSRPVPEARLQLPESPRAGRRNVDSMRELPPLSPSLSRRAASTRAAPDAPSPQPRLGREVPGSPRARRRGPEEPRGAGSPSPPLPAETPPRHPSFGTCLSPAYGLGSPAVPSPRQSPRAPRKPLGDPRLPQGPRERKNSITEISDNEDELLEYHRRQRQERVREQEMERLERQRLETILNLCAEYTKTDSTEPGDMHRLLAGDADAGRRVPRGAVALGRAAEELRQRESLERSDEENLKEECSSTESTHHEHEELAGPRAKEAQRLEEERAGVLSRLDQLKGHVKELEQQLQETSREAEMERALLQGERESEAARLRQEQEAVQQLQEKLSSLDASIRKERDKEAEALETEAKLFEDLEFQQLERESRLEEEREARGQQLLQSRAECHRSIARRKERVAALDAQAAQIRLQSAQEAERLARERNGVLQLLQKEKEKLMSLERRYQLVTGGRSFPKMSSALREMEQQLLGGPVWLPALDLEKWYQEAMAGFETSSSSVSPPSSPPPLPAKAHSSHKPLQVCRAKTEGDAGALAPRMKSGTPSSSQLNLSVLGRSPSPKGPPSPAGSLPRNLAATLQDIETKRQLALQQKAEPLPAEPLQPGNLPGQQVIEEQKRRLAELKQKAAAEAQSQWEALHGQPPFPAAFPLLVHHSILHHHRPHGVGPRAEELDHAYDTLSLESSDSMETSISTSNNSACSPDNVSSASGMEVGKIEEMEKMLKEAHAEKSRLMESREREMELRRQALEDERRRREQLERRLQDETARRQKLVEKEVKLREKHFSQARPLTRYLPIRKEDFDLRLHIESSGHSVDTCYHVILTEKMCKGYLVKMGGKIKSWKKRWFVFDRMKRTLSYYVDKHETKLKGVIYFQAIEEVYYDHLRSAAKSPNPALTFCVKTHDRLYYMVAPSAEAMRIWMDVIVTGAEGYTQFMN
- the PHLDB1 gene encoding pleckstrin homology-like domain family B member 1 isoform X9 — encoded protein: MEASSRTPASPTRRVQTIIQNSPLDLIDTGKGLKVQTEKPHLVSLGSGRLSTAITLLPLEEGRTTIGTAARDIVLQGPGLAPQHCYIENVRGILTLHPCGNACTVDGVPLRRPTRLTQGCTICLGQATFLRFNHPAEAKWMKSMIPAGGRSPAALYRLPAKPEALANGGHQPSEHGCPSHSSLVSSIEKDLQDIMDSLVLEEPASPKKPPACGRSPLSPVVNGGGRCLLSPPPSPGATSGGSSYENFSPLSSPASSGGYTSPSPSSQEQGPAVPPLVPLRSSSYNHAVQPPPTTGGGPGEPWPAERLGDHRAGSPRLTPKAALRPRAALQERPPSPFREPRDPLAPSRQPTSRPVPEARLQLPESPRAGRRNVDSMRELPPLSPSLSRRAASTRAAPDAPSPQPRLGREVPGSPRARRRGPEEPRGAGSPSPPLPAETPPRHPSFGTCLSPAYGLGSPAVPSPRQSPRAPRKPLGDPRLPQGPRERKNSITEISDNEDELLEYHRRQRQERVREQEMERLERQRLETILNLCAEYTKTDSTEPGDMHRLLAGDADAGRRVPRGAVALGRAAEELRQRESLERSDEENLKEECSSTESTHHEHEELAGPRAKEAQRLEEERAGVLSRLDQLKGHVKELEQQLQETSREAEMERALLQGERESEAARLRQEQEAVQQLQEKLSSLDASIRKERDKEAEALETEAKLFEDLEFQQLERESRLEEEREARGQQLLQSRAECHRSIARRKERVAALDAQAAQIRLQSAQEAERLARERNGVLQLLQKEKEKLMSLERRYQLVTGGRSFPKMSSALREMEQQLLGGPVWLPALDLEKWYQEAMAGFETSSSSVSPPSSPPPLPAKAHSSHKPLQVCRAKTEGDAGALAPRMKSGTPSSSQLNLSVLGRSPSPKGPPSPAGSLPRNLAATLQDIETKRQLALQQKGQQVIEEQKRRLAELKQKAAAEAQSQWEALHGQPPFPAAFPLLVHHSILHHHRPHGVGPRAEELDHAYDTLSLESSDSMETSISTSNNSACSPDNVSSASGMEVGKIEEMEKMLKEAHAEKSRLMESREREMELRRQALEDERRRREQLERRLQDETARRQKLVEKEVKLREKHFSQARPLTRYLPIRKEDFDLRLHIESSGHSVDTCYHVILTEKMCKGYLVKMGGKIKSWKKRWFVFDRMKRTLSYYVDKHETKLKGVIYFQAIEEVYYDHLRSAAKSPNPALTFCVKTHDRLYYMVAPSAEAMRIWMDVIVTGAEGYTQFMN
- the PHLDB1 gene encoding pleckstrin homology-like domain family B member 1 isoform X8; this encodes MEASSRTPASPTRRVQTIIQNSPLDLIDTGKGLKVQTEKPHLVSLGSGRLSTAITLLPLEEGRTTIGTAARDIVLQGPGLAPQHCYIENVRGILTLHPCGNACTVDGVPLRRPTRLTQGCTICLGQATFLRFNHPAEAKWMKSMIPAGGRSPAALYRLPAKPEALANGGHQPSEHGCPSHSSLVSSIEKDLQDIMDSLVLEEPASPKKPPACGRSPLSPVVNGGGRCLLSPPPSPGATSGGSSYENFSPLSSPASSGGYTSPSPSSQEQGPAVPPLVPLRSSSYNHAVQPPPTTGGGPGEPWPAERLGDHRAGSPRLTPKAALRPRAALQERPPSPFREPRDPLAPSRQPTSRPVPEARLQLPESPRAGRRNVDSMRELPPLSPSLSRRAASTRAAPDAPSPQPRLGREVPGSPRARRRGPEEPRGAGSPSPPLPAETPPRHPSFGTCLSPAYGLGSPAVPSPRQSPRAPRKPLGDPRLPQGPRERKNSITEISDNEDELLEYHRRQRQERVREQEMERLERQRLETILNLCAEYTKTDSTEPGDMHRLLAGDADAGRRVPRGAVALGRAAEELRQRESLERSDEENLKEECSSTESTHHEHEELAGPRAKEAQRLEEERAGVLSRLDQLKGHVKELEQQLQETSREAEMERALLQGERESEAARLRQEQEAVQQLQEKLSSLDASIRKERDKEAEALETEAKLFEDLEFQQLERESRLEEEREARGQQLLQSRAECHRSIARRKERVAALDAQAAQIRLQSAQEAERLARERNGVLQLLQKEKEKLMSLERRYQLVTGGRSFPKMSSALREVCRAKTEGDAGALAPRMKSGTPSSSQLNLSVLGRSPSPKGPPSPAGSLPRNLAATLQDIETKRQLALQQKAEPLPAEPLQPGNLPGQQVIEEQKRRLAELKQKAAAEAQSQWEALHGQPPFPAAFPLLVHHSILHHHRPHGVGPRAEELDHAYDTLSLESSDSMETSISTSNNSACSPDNVSSASGMEVGKIEEMEKMLKEAHAEKSRLMESREREMELRRQALEDERRRREQLERRLQDETARRQKLVEKEVKLREKHFSQARPLTRYLPIRKEDFDLRLHIESSGHSVDTCYHVILTEKMCKGYLVKMGGKIKSWKKRWFVFDRMKRTLSYYVDKHETKLKGVIYFQAIEEVYYDHLRSAAKSPNPALTFCVKTHDRLYYMVAPSAEAMRIWMDVIVTGAEGYTQFMN